The Streptomyces nigra genome includes the window ATGGCCGCGATCACCCGCCAGCTCGAGGAGATCCGCGGGGAGAAGGCGCCCGACGTGCCCTACGACCCGCGTCGCGAGCGCATCGAGCAGCGCCGCAGGACCACCGCGCAGAACCGCCGGGCTCAGGGGGAGCAGGCCGAGCAGGAGGAGGGGCAGGGCACGTGAGCAAGCCCGTCAAGGCGGCCGTCATGGGCACCGGATCGTGGGGCACCGCCTTCGGGATGGTCCTCGCCGACGCCGGCTGCGAGGTGACCCTGTGGGCCCGGCGTGCCGGACTGGCCGACGCGGTCAACTCCACCCGGACCAACCCGGACTACCTCCCCGGCGTCGAACTGCCCCGCAATCTGCGGGCCACCACGGACGCCGCCGAGGCCACCCGGGACGCCGACTTCACCGTCCTCGCCGTCCCCTCGCAGACCCTGCGCGCCAACCTCGCCGACTGGACGCCGCTGCTCGCCCCGGGCACCGTCCTCGTCTCCCTGATGAAGGGCGTCGAACTCGGCTCCGCGATGCGGATGAGCGAGGTCATCGAGGACGTCGCCAAGGTCGGCCCGGACCGGATCGCCGTCGTCACCGGGCCCAACCTGGCTCGCGAGATCGCCGCGCGGATGCCGGCCGCCGCGGTCGTCGCCTGCACCGACGAGGCGGTCGCCCAGAAGCTCCAGACCCACTCCCACACGCCGTACTTCCGCCCGTACACCAACACCGACGTGGTCGGGTGCGAGCTGGGCGGTGCCGTGAAGAACGTCATCGGTCTCGCCGTCGGCATCGCGGACGGCATGGGCCTCGGTGACAACGCCAAGGGATCGCTCATCACGCGCGGGCTCGCCGAGACCACCCGGCTCGGGATGGCGCTGGGCGCCGACCCGCTGACCTTCTCGGGACTCGCGGGCCTCGGCGACCTGGTGGCCACCTGCTCCTCGCCGCTGTCGCGCAACCACACCTTCGGCACCAACCTCGGCAAGGGCATGACCCTGCAGGAGACCATCGCGGTCACCAAGCAGACCGCCGAGGGCGTCAAGTCCTGCGAGTCCGTGCTGGATCTGGCCCGCCGGCACAAAGTGGACATGCCCATCACGGAGACGGTCGTCGGCATCGTCCACGAGGGCAAGCCGCCGGTCGTCGCCCTGAAGGAGCTGATGTCGCGCAGCGCGAAGCCCGAGCGGCGCTGAGCGACCGGTTCCGCTTGAGCCACCCTTTCGGGGCAGCCCTCGAACCGCCACCCGTCAACGGACGCTGACTCGGCCCCGTACCACCGGGTACTCTCATCGCGATATGAGCACCGAGAACCTCCCCCAGAGCCCCGACCGGCCGGCGCGCAAGCCGCGGGTGGCCGTCGTCTTCGGCGGACGCAGCTCCGAGCACGGCATCTCCGCGGTCACCGCGGGGGCCGTGCTGCGCGCGATCGACCGGACCACGTACGACGTCCTGCCGATCGGCATCACGCAGAGCGGCCGCTGGGTGCTCACCGCCGACGATCCGGACCGTATGGCGATCACCGAGCGCCGTACGCCCAGCGTCGACCAGCTCGCCGAGTCCCACGACGGCGGTGTGGTGCTGCCCGTCGACCCGGCCAACCGCGAAGTCGTCTACAGCGAGCCCGGTTCGGTGCCCAAGGCGCTCGGCGAGATCGACGTCGTCTTCCCGGTGCTGCACGGCCCCTACGGCGAGGACGGCACCCTGCAGGGGCTGCTGGAGCTCTCCGGTGTGCCGTACGTGGGTTCGGGTGTGCTCGCCTCGGCCGTCGGCCAGGACAAGGAGTACATGAAGCGGGTGTTCACGTCGTTCGGGCTCAAGGTGGGCCCGTACGTGGTGATCCGGCCGCGCGAGTGGGAGCAGGACGAGTCCGCCGCCCGCAAGAAGATCATCGACCTCGCCGGCGACCACGGCTGGCCGCTGTTCGTGAAGCCCGCGCGCGCGGGCTCCTCCATCGGCATCACCAAGGTCGACGACCTGTCCGGGCTGGACGAGGCGATCGCCGAGGCGCGGCGGCACGACCCGAAGATCCTCGTGGAGGCGGCCCTGCGCGGCCGGGAGATCGAATGTGGGGTGCTGGAGTTCGAGGACGGCCCGCGGGCCTCCGTCCCCGCCGAGATCCCGCCGCCGGACGCCCACGCGTACTACGACTTCGAGGCCAAGTACATCGACTCGACGCCCGGCATCGTCCCGGCCCCGCTGACGGCCGAGGAGACGGCCGAGGTGCGGCGCCTGGCCGTGGAGGCCTTCGAGGCGGCCTCGTGCGAGGGCCTGGTGCGGGCGGACTTCTTCCTCACCGAGGACGGGGAGTTCGTGATCAACGAGATCAACACGATGCCCGGCTTCACGCCCATCTCGATGTACCCGCAGATGTGGCAGGCCAGCGGTGTCGCCTACCCGGAGCTGATCGACCGGCTCATCAAGGCGGCCCTGCGGCGCTCCACCGGGCTGCGCTAGCAGCTGTCCGGGCGGGGGCTCAGTCGGCGATCCCTTCGGGGATCGCCTTCTTGATGGCCGGGGCCAGATCGATCAGCACGCCCGAACTGTCCCGGCCCTCGGGCACGTCGACCTCGACGTACGCCCGGCGCAGGGCCGAGGTGAACCGGTACCCGCCGTCGTCGCGCTTCTCCATCAGCCAGCGGACGCCTTCCACGCCGCCGGGCACCGCGTCGGGGTCCCTGCCCTCGGCCACCTTCGGGTCCAGCATCTTGGGCGGCCGTTCCACACCGCACCGCAGTATGATCGCCGGGTCCCCCCAGCCCGCGGTCAACGCGGACGCGGGCGAGGGATCGTCACGGTCCGCCCCGTCCACCTCGGCCGGCAGCACCTTGTCGAGGTTCCGGCACAGCCCCGTGGCTTTCGCACCGGGACTGGGAACCGCCGCCGAGGCACCGCCGTCTGCTGAGGAGCAGCCCGCGGCGGTGATGAGCACGGCGAGTGCGGGCAGCCCGAGGACGACGGGGCGCCGATGACGGAAAGAGTTCACCGGCCAAGGGTAGACGGGGGCTAGAGATGGACGACGGGGCAGGTCAGGGTGCGGGTGATGCCGTCCACCTGCTGGACCTTGGCGACCACCATGCGACCGAGGTCGTCGACGGTGTCGGCCTGGGCGCGCACGATGACGTCGTACGGTCCTGTCACGTCCTCGGCCTGGATGACTCCAGGGAGTTTGCCGATGGTCTCGGCGACGGTCGACGCCTTGCCGACCTCGGTCTGGATCAGGATGTACGCCTGTACCACGGAACCTCCAGGGCGGCCACGAGGATCATGTGGGGAAAAGGAACGCCACGGTATCGCGTCGCCGCTCGCCGCGGGGAGACCTGCGAGGGCCGGGGCTTGCGCGCCGGGGTGCGCGCACGGCAGAAGGTGACGTGCACCTCGACCGTAACGAGGGCAGCAGGGACGCGCGACCGGGTGCGAACAGGGACAGAAGGGGCGTAAGGGCAATGAAGGGCACTGTTGGTGAGCTAGGGGAGTTCGGGCTCATCAGGGAGCTCACCTCCCGTCTCACCACCACCCCGGCGGTCCGGGTCGGCCCCGGCGACGACGCCGCGGTGGTGGCCGCCCCCGACCGCAGGGTGGTAGCCAGCACGGACATCCTCGTCGAGGGCCGGCACTTCCGCCGCGACTGGTCCACCGCCTACGACGTCGGCCGCAAGGCCGCCGCCCAGAACCTCGCGGACATCGCCGCCATGGGCGCGGTGCCGACCGCGCTGCTGCTCGGCCTGGTCGTGCCGGCCGAACTCCCGGTGACCTGGGCGAGCGAGCTGATGGACGGACTGCGCGACGAGTGTCAGGTCGCGGGCGCCTCGGTGGTCGGCGGCGACGTCGTCCGCGGCGACTCCATCACCGTGTCCATCACAGCGCTCGGCGATCTGCGCAACCAGGAGCCCGTCACCCGCGGCGGCGCCCAGCCCGGCGACCTCGTCGCCGTCACGGGCTGGCTGGGCTGGTCCGCCGCCGGGTACGCCGTGCTCTCCCGGGGCTTCCGCTCGCCCCGCGCCTTCGTGGAGGCGCACCGGCGCCCCGAGCCGCCGTACCACGCGGGTCCGGCCGCCGCAGGGCTCGGCGCGACCGCCATGTGCGACGTCAGCGACGGACTGATCGCCGA containing:
- a CDS encoding NAD(P)H-dependent glycerol-3-phosphate dehydrogenase, producing MSKPVKAAVMGTGSWGTAFGMVLADAGCEVTLWARRAGLADAVNSTRTNPDYLPGVELPRNLRATTDAAEATRDADFTVLAVPSQTLRANLADWTPLLAPGTVLVSLMKGVELGSAMRMSEVIEDVAKVGPDRIAVVTGPNLAREIAARMPAAAVVACTDEAVAQKLQTHSHTPYFRPYTNTDVVGCELGGAVKNVIGLAVGIADGMGLGDNAKGSLITRGLAETTRLGMALGADPLTFSGLAGLGDLVATCSSPLSRNHTFGTNLGKGMTLQETIAVTKQTAEGVKSCESVLDLARRHKVDMPITETVVGIVHEGKPPVVALKELMSRSAKPERR
- a CDS encoding D-alanine--D-alanine ligase family protein; amino-acid sequence: MSTENLPQSPDRPARKPRVAVVFGGRSSEHGISAVTAGAVLRAIDRTTYDVLPIGITQSGRWVLTADDPDRMAITERRTPSVDQLAESHDGGVVLPVDPANREVVYSEPGSVPKALGEIDVVFPVLHGPYGEDGTLQGLLELSGVPYVGSGVLASAVGQDKEYMKRVFTSFGLKVGPYVVIRPREWEQDESAARKKIIDLAGDHGWPLFVKPARAGSSIGITKVDDLSGLDEAIAEARRHDPKILVEAALRGREIECGVLEFEDGPRASVPAEIPPPDAHAYYDFEAKYIDSTPGIVPAPLTAEETAEVRRLAVEAFEAASCEGLVRADFFLTEDGEFVINEINTMPGFTPISMYPQMWQASGVAYPELIDRLIKAALRRSTGLR
- a CDS encoding DUF3515 domain-containing protein, whose protein sequence is MNSFRHRRPVVLGLPALAVLITAAGCSSADGGASAAVPSPGAKATGLCRNLDKVLPAEVDGADRDDPSPASALTAGWGDPAIILRCGVERPPKMLDPKVAEGRDPDAVPGGVEGVRWLMEKRDDGGYRFTSALRRAYVEVDVPEGRDSSGVLIDLAPAIKKAIPEGIAD
- a CDS encoding Lrp/AsnC family transcriptional regulator; amino-acid sequence: MVQAYILIQTEVGKASTVAETIGKLPGVIQAEDVTGPYDVIVRAQADTVDDLGRMVVAKVQQVDGITRTLTCPVVHL
- a CDS encoding thiamine-phosphate kinase — encoded protein: MKGTVGELGEFGLIRELTSRLTTTPAVRVGPGDDAAVVAAPDRRVVASTDILVEGRHFRRDWSTAYDVGRKAAAQNLADIAAMGAVPTALLLGLVVPAELPVTWASELMDGLRDECQVAGASVVGGDVVRGDSITVSITALGDLRNQEPVTRGGAQPGDLVAVTGWLGWSAAGYAVLSRGFRSPRAFVEAHRRPEPPYHAGPAAAGLGATAMCDVSDGLIADLGHIAEASKVRIDIRSGAIDIPTQMNDIGQAVGVDPMQWVLTGGEDHAIVATFPPDVKLPARWKVIGEVLNPSALPQVTVDGAPWTRKGGWDHFGGDIES